The Streptomyces achromogenes genome window below encodes:
- a CDS encoding DEAD/DEAH box helicase family protein yields MRHLRRPGTRGLFVSATGTGKTLVSIRVADGLGARLVLFVVPTLDLAAQTALAWRVTAMASTW; encoded by the coding sequence GTGCGGCACCTGCGCCGCCCGGGGACGCGGGGACTGTTCGTATCCGCGACAGGGACCGGGAAGACGCTGGTGTCCATCCGCGTCGCGGACGGGCTCGGCGCACGCCTGGTGCTGTTCGTGGTGCCCACCCTGGACCTGGCGGCGCAGACCGCGCTGGCCTGGCGCGTTACGGCCATGGCGAGCACATGGTGA